A genomic window from Alkalihalobacillus sp. AL-G includes:
- the ptsP gene encoding phosphoenolpyruvate--protein phosphotransferase → MSQQITGIGASAGIAIAKAFKLEDPVLEVEKKTIEDPKQEIERFTDAIAKSKKELEAIKVHAEKELGEDKAAIFAAHLLVLEDPELIDNVKSKINEEMVNAESALDDVTGMFITMFENMDNDYMKERAADIRDVRKRVLAHLLNVTFSSPSMITEEVIIIAKDLTPSDTAQLNRNYVKGFATDIGGRTSHSAIMARSMEIPAVVGTKKITEEIENGTIVIIDGIDGSVLIDPTSSELDEYRKKLDKHIEQKQEWAKLVGEPSKTKDGQRVELAANIGTPKDLEGVLNNGAEAIGLYRTEFLYMNRDQLPTEDEQFEAYKEVLEKMEGKPVVIRTLDIGGDKELPYLDLPDELNPFLGYRAIRLCLDEQTIFRTQLRALLRASAFGNLKVMFPMIATLDEFRQAKKILNEERQKLVAENIRVSDSIQVGMMVEIPAAAVMADQFAKEVDFFSIGTNDLIQYTMAADRMNEQVSYLYQPYNPAILSLVKNVIDAAHRNGKWAGMCGEMAGDETAIPLLLGLGLDEFSMSATSILPARSQLLHLDKAEVAAKLEEVLQLDSSQQVMEYVRNHFFQ, encoded by the coding sequence ATGAGCCAACAAATCACAGGGATCGGAGCATCGGCAGGAATTGCCATTGCAAAGGCGTTCAAGCTTGAAGACCCAGTCCTAGAAGTAGAAAAAAAGACGATCGAGGATCCAAAACAAGAAATTGAACGCTTTACTGATGCGATCGCTAAATCTAAAAAAGAACTCGAAGCGATCAAGGTACATGCTGAAAAAGAACTTGGTGAGGATAAGGCAGCAATTTTTGCTGCCCATCTTCTTGTATTGGAAGACCCAGAGCTTATCGATAACGTAAAGAGCAAGATTAACGAAGAAATGGTGAATGCAGAAAGTGCACTTGATGACGTTACAGGAATGTTTATTACAATGTTTGAAAACATGGATAATGACTATATGAAAGAGAGAGCAGCAGACATTCGAGATGTTCGAAAACGGGTGCTTGCACATTTGCTCAACGTTACTTTTTCCTCGCCGAGTATGATTACAGAAGAGGTTATCATCATCGCGAAAGATCTTACTCCATCGGATACAGCACAGCTCAACCGTAACTATGTAAAAGGATTCGCCACAGATATCGGGGGAAGAACGTCACATTCTGCAATCATGGCTAGGTCGATGGAAATTCCTGCAGTTGTAGGGACGAAAAAGATTACAGAAGAGATTGAGAATGGCACGATCGTTATAATTGATGGTATCGATGGGAGTGTGTTGATCGATCCAACTTCTTCAGAGCTTGACGAATATCGGAAAAAGCTTGATAAGCATATTGAGCAGAAACAAGAATGGGCAAAACTAGTCGGTGAACCTTCTAAGACAAAGGATGGTCAGCGCGTTGAGTTGGCAGCAAATATCGGGACCCCTAAAGATCTTGAGGGGGTACTCAATAACGGTGCTGAGGCAATCGGCCTTTACCGAACAGAATTTCTTTATATGAATCGTGACCAATTGCCGACAGAAGACGAACAGTTTGAAGCCTATAAAGAAGTGCTTGAAAAAATGGAAGGAAAACCAGTTGTAATCCGGACTCTTGATATTGGCGGCGATAAAGAGCTTCCTTATTTAGACCTTCCAGATGAATTGAATCCTTTTCTCGGTTACCGGGCGATCCGGTTGTGTTTAGATGAACAAACAATTTTCCGTACCCAACTACGTGCCTTATTACGTGCGAGTGCCTTCGGTAACCTTAAGGTTATGTTCCCGATGATTGCAACCCTGGATGAATTTCGTCAAGCAAAGAAAATTTTGAATGAAGAAAGGCAAAAGCTTGTTGCTGAGAATATTCGCGTATCTGATTCAATCCAAGTTGGAATGATGGTAGAGATCCCTGCCGCCGCAGTAATGGCAGACCAATTTGCTAAGGAAGTGGATTTCTTCAGCATAGGAACAAATGACTTGATTCAATACACAATGGCTGCCGATCGAATGAATGAGCAAGTCTCTTATTTGTACCAGCCGTATAACCCAGCCATTTTAAGTCTCGTAAAAAATGTAATTGACGCTGCTCACAGAAATGGTAAATGGGCAGGTATGTGTGGGGAAATGGCCGGCGATGAAACGGCTATACCTTTGTTGCTCGGTCTTGGCCTAGATGAGTTCAGCATGAGTGCAACGTCTATCCTACCTGCACGAAGTCAACTTCTCCACTTGGATAAAGCAGAGGTTGCAGCCAAGTTGGAAGAAGTATTACAGCTTGATTCCTCACAACAAGTTATGGAATATGTACGTAATCACTTTTTTCAATAA
- a CDS encoding phosphocarrier protein HPr, translated as MAEKTFKVTSESGIHARPATTLVNRAGQFSSEIELVHNGKSVNLKSIMGVMSLGIQQGSEITIKADGSDADEALSALDDVLKQEGLAQ; from the coding sequence ATGGCTGAAAAAACATTTAAAGTAACGAGTGAATCTGGAATCCATGCAAGACCTGCTACTACATTAGTGAATAGAGCTGGCCAATTCAGTTCTGAAATCGAGTTGGTTCACAATGGTAAATCTGTAAATCTAAAATCAATCATGGGTGTCATGTCTCTAGGGATTCAACAAGGGTCAGAAATTACAATTAAAGCAGATGGTTCCGATGCTGATGAAGCTCTTTCAGCGTTAGATGATGTGTTGAAGCAAGAAGGTTTGGCACAGTAA
- the ptsG gene encoding glucose-specific PTS transporter subunit IIBC, with protein MLPVAILPAAGILLAFGNALTNPTLLEIAPFLDNVSVAMVAAVMEQAGGIIFGNLALLFAVGVAIGLAGGDGVAGLAAIVGYLIMNVTMGVVEGLTIADVTGEAVDPAFALVLGIPTLQTGVFGGIIVGILAAYMYNKFYDIDLPSYLGFFAGKRFVPIITAATAVLLGLIMILIWPPVQNGLNAFSENMIHANLTLSAFVFGVIERALIPFGLHHIFYAPFWYEFGHYVSESGDVVRGDQAIFMKQIQDGVQNLTAGTFMTGKYPFMMFGLPAAALAIYHEARPERKKIVAGIMGSAALTSFLTGITEPIEFSFLFVAPVLFGIHTIFAGLSFMTMHLLDVKIGMTFSGGLIDFILFGVINPQTNWWLVIPVGLVFAVIYYFGFRFAIRKFNLATPGREDLNDEDERDEKGTGSNELPFNILNAMGGKENIDHLDACITRLRVSVNDKEQVDKNRLKKLGASGVLEVGNNIQAIFGPKSDSIKSQMQDIISGKTPTPTETNPDEEIQEQIEEVNPGALQGEPGNEANQQPIAAPMTGKLLSITEVPDPVFGEKMMGDGFAIEPTNGTVVAPVDAKVVNVFPTKHAIGLETKAGREILIHVGIDTVNLKGEGFEVLVEQGDEVKQGQELLKVDLDYIAKHAQSTITPIVFTNLQDGETVSLEKAGSVDKGETNIIKINKRGR; from the coding sequence ATGTTACCAGTTGCCATACTACCAGCAGCAGGAATTTTGCTTGCATTTGGTAACGCATTGACGAATCCGACTTTACTAGAAATTGCTCCATTTTTAGATAATGTAAGTGTTGCGATGGTTGCAGCTGTCATGGAGCAAGCAGGGGGCATTATCTTCGGGAACCTGGCTCTCCTTTTTGCCGTCGGAGTTGCCATTGGCCTCGCGGGTGGTGATGGTGTTGCCGGACTAGCTGCGATTGTCGGGTATCTCATCATGAACGTAACGATGGGAGTTGTAGAGGGATTAACAATTGCAGATGTGACAGGGGAAGCTGTTGACCCGGCATTTGCATTGGTTCTCGGTATTCCTACGTTACAAACTGGGGTGTTTGGCGGTATAATCGTCGGTATTCTTGCCGCATATATGTACAATAAATTTTATGATATCGATCTACCATCCTACCTCGGCTTTTTTGCAGGTAAACGATTTGTACCGATTATAACCGCAGCAACCGCTGTACTTCTTGGGCTTATTATGATACTCATTTGGCCACCAGTACAAAATGGATTGAATGCGTTCTCAGAAAATATGATTCATGCGAATTTGACATTATCGGCATTTGTATTCGGTGTCATTGAACGTGCCTTGATTCCATTTGGATTGCACCATATCTTTTATGCACCGTTCTGGTATGAATTCGGTCATTATGTATCCGAATCTGGAGATGTCGTTCGTGGTGATCAAGCAATCTTCATGAAGCAAATTCAAGATGGCGTTCAAAACTTGACAGCAGGGACATTCATGACAGGTAAATATCCGTTCATGATGTTTGGTCTTCCTGCAGCAGCGTTGGCGATATATCATGAAGCTCGCCCCGAACGCAAAAAAATTGTAGCGGGAATCATGGGCTCTGCTGCACTCACCTCGTTTTTGACAGGAATTACAGAACCGATTGAATTTTCATTCTTATTCGTCGCTCCTGTTCTGTTTGGCATCCATACGATTTTTGCAGGACTTTCATTCATGACCATGCACTTATTGGATGTCAAAATCGGAATGACGTTCTCCGGTGGTCTGATTGACTTTATCCTTTTTGGGGTAATCAATCCACAGACGAATTGGTGGCTCGTCATTCCAGTCGGTCTTGTATTTGCGGTCATCTATTATTTTGGATTCAGATTTGCGATTCGAAAGTTCAACCTTGCTACACCGGGTAGGGAAGATCTAAACGACGAGGATGAGAGAGATGAAAAGGGAACAGGCTCCAATGAACTCCCATTCAATATTTTGAATGCAATGGGCGGCAAGGAAAATATCGATCACTTGGATGCGTGTATCACCCGACTTCGTGTTTCTGTCAACGATAAGGAGCAAGTAGATAAAAATCGGTTAAAGAAACTGGGTGCTTCTGGCGTTCTTGAAGTTGGCAATAACATTCAAGCGATATTTGGACCGAAATCCGATTCGATCAAATCACAAATGCAGGATATTATTTCTGGAAAGACACCTACACCAACAGAGACGAATCCAGATGAAGAAATTCAAGAACAGATAGAGGAGGTTAATCCAGGGGCATTGCAAGGGGAACCAGGAAACGAGGCAAATCAACAACCGATCGCTGCTCCAATGACCGGAAAACTCTTATCTATTACAGAAGTACCAGATCCAGTGTTTGGTGAAAAGATGATGGGTGACGGATTTGCTATTGAACCGACGAATGGAACGGTTGTGGCACCGGTTGATGCAAAGGTTGTCAATGTTTTTCCGACGAAACACGCAATCGGGTTGGAAACAAAAGCTGGTAGGGAAATACTTATCCATGTCGGTATCGATACAGTTAATTTAAAAGGTGAAGGTTTTGAAGTATTAGTGGAACAGGGAGATGAAGTCAAGCAAGGACAAGAGCTTTTGAAAGTTGATTTGGATTACATCGCAAAACATGCCCAATCCACGATTACTCCGATTGTGTTTACAAACCTTCAGGATGGAGAAACTGTTTCGTTAGAGAAAGCGGGTTCAGTTGATAAAGGTGAAACAAATATAATTAAAATCAATAAGAGAGGAAGATGA
- the glcT gene encoding glucose PTS transporter transcription antiterminator GlcT: MGAHYKVQKVLNNNVVIATDLEKKEVVLIGKGIGFSKQANDSLDSKKVDKLYILEDQLEQDQYKQLLEQVEESFILVMNDVIRYSEEQLQTEFNEHIHIALTDHLAFAIKRIQQGLDLVNPFLTETQLLYPKEYTVAEDVVKLISNKTGVALPEGEVGFIALHIHSAITNRSLSRLNSYSYLINQLIEMIQLSLNVAIDQSSINYMRLVQHLRHGIERVERGEQVENQDKLAKVLKEEYPICYNLAWKLMKVMQHRLGKKVSDAEAVYLTMHLQRLSSTQ; the protein is encoded by the coding sequence ATGGGTGCACATTATAAAGTGCAAAAGGTATTGAATAACAACGTAGTGATCGCGACTGACCTCGAAAAAAAGGAAGTTGTATTGATTGGTAAGGGAATAGGCTTTTCAAAACAAGCGAATGATTCATTGGATTCAAAAAAGGTGGACAAGCTTTATATTTTGGAGGACCAGTTGGAGCAGGATCAATATAAGCAGTTGCTCGAACAGGTAGAAGAATCCTTTATCCTTGTCATGAACGATGTGATTCGATATAGCGAAGAACAACTGCAAACTGAATTCAATGAACATATCCACATTGCTCTTACTGACCACCTTGCATTTGCAATCAAACGGATTCAGCAAGGGCTTGACCTGGTGAATCCATTTTTGACTGAAACACAGCTTCTTTATCCTAAAGAGTATACGGTCGCTGAGGATGTAGTGAAGTTGATATCCAACAAAACAGGCGTGGCGTTACCTGAGGGGGAAGTAGGATTCATTGCACTGCATATACATAGCGCGATTACCAATCGTTCATTATCCCGGTTAAACAGTTACTCCTATTTGATCAACCAATTAATCGAAATGATCCAACTATCGTTGAATGTTGCAATTGATCAATCAAGCATCAACTATATGCGACTTGTTCAGCATTTACGACATGGGATTGAGCGTGTGGAACGTGGAGAACAAGTTGAAAATCAGGACAAGCTTGCAAAGGTATTGAAAGAGGAATACCCAATATGCTACAATTTGGCTTGGAAACTCATGAAAGTCATGCAGCATCGCTTGGGGAAAAAGGTTTCTGATGCAGAAGCGGTTTACCTGACCATGCATTTGCAAAGGCTTTCTTCAACTCAATAA
- a CDS encoding response regulator transcription factor, whose translation MKEKHYRPKPLLTKREREVFELLVQDKTTREIAEQLFISEKTVRNHISNTMQKLGVKGRSQAVVELLRLGELEI comes from the coding sequence TTGAAAGAGAAACACTACCGACCGAAGCCTCTACTTACAAAAAGGGAGAGAGAAGTATTCGAACTTCTTGTTCAAGACAAGACAACCAGGGAGATTGCAGAACAACTCTTCATTAGTGAAAAAACTGTTCGTAATCACATTTCCAACACAATGCAGAAGTTAGGTGTCAAGGGGCGCTCTCAGGCTGTCGTCGAGCTGTTGCGGCTTGGCGAGTTAGAGATTTAA
- a CDS encoding thioesterase family protein — MQKIDYIKDWDSWRSDFHFFTTTKVRFSEVDPFNHLNNTVPFVYFEDARIQFFKELGFMQQWSQPGSQTIPVVADLQCNYLKQIYFDEKLNVYIKIARIGTTSIDLHYMAINTKEEEVLVGRGRIVQVGKKSGKPEAWSETMLDALHKMKK, encoded by the coding sequence ATGCAAAAGATCGACTACATAAAGGATTGGGACAGCTGGAGATCCGATTTTCATTTTTTTACGACAACGAAGGTTCGCTTTTCTGAAGTTGACCCGTTTAATCATTTGAACAATACGGTTCCGTTCGTTTATTTTGAGGATGCTCGAATTCAATTTTTTAAAGAGCTTGGATTTATGCAGCAATGGAGTCAACCAGGCAGTCAAACGATTCCGGTCGTAGCGGATCTCCAATGTAATTATTTAAAACAAATCTATTTTGACGAAAAGCTGAACGTTTATATTAAAATCGCAAGAATAGGCACGACTTCCATCGACCTGCATTATATGGCCATAAACACGAAAGAGGAAGAGGTATTAGTAGGAAGAGGGCGGATCGTACAGGTCGGGAAAAAATCCGGGAAACCGGAAGCGTGGTCCGAAACCATGCTTGATGCGCTACATAAAATGAAAAAATAA
- the sdhB gene encoding succinate dehydrogenase iron-sulfur subunit: protein MAEEKVIQFIITRQDNPDSAPYEETFEIPYRANMNVISALMEIRRNPVNSQNEKTTPVTWEMGCLEEVCGACSMIINGKPRQSCTALVDKLEQPIRIEPMATFPVVRDLQVDRDRMFDALKKVKAWIPIDGTYDLGPGPRMPEKKRQWAYELSKCITCGVCLEACPNVNDKSDFIGPAPLSQVRLFNAHPTGEMNKSERLEALMGDGGLASCGNSQNCVQSCPKGIPLTTSIAALNRDTSLQSFRNFFGSDHQ from the coding sequence ATGGCTGAAGAAAAGGTAATTCAATTTATCATTACACGACAGGATAACCCTGATTCAGCTCCGTATGAAGAAACATTTGAAATCCCATACCGAGCAAATATGAACGTCATCTCGGCGCTTATGGAAATCCGCCGAAACCCTGTTAATAGTCAAAATGAAAAGACAACCCCTGTCACATGGGAAATGGGATGTCTCGAAGAGGTTTGCGGTGCTTGTTCAATGATCATTAACGGGAAACCGCGACAATCTTGTACCGCTCTGGTTGATAAGCTAGAACAACCGATTCGAATAGAACCGATGGCGACGTTCCCAGTTGTCCGTGACTTGCAGGTGGACCGAGATCGTATGTTCGATGCTTTGAAAAAGGTAAAAGCATGGATTCCGATCGATGGTACGTATGACCTTGGGCCTGGACCTCGAATGCCTGAGAAAAAACGCCAATGGGCATATGAATTGTCTAAGTGTATAACTTGCGGTGTATGCTTGGAAGCATGCCCGAATGTGAACGATAAATCTGATTTTATTGGACCTGCTCCTTTATCACAGGTTCGCTTGTTCAACGCTCATCCAACGGGTGAAATGAATAAATCAGAGCGTTTAGAAGCACTAATGGGTGACGGTGGCCTTGCTTCATGTGGTAACTCACAAAACTGTGTTCAATCTTGTCCGAAGGGAATTCCTCTTACGACTTCGATTGCAGCATTAAACAGAGATACATCACTACAATCGTTCCGAAACTTCTTCGGATCCGACCACCAATAA
- the sdhA gene encoding succinate dehydrogenase flavoprotein subunit, giving the protein MSKGNIIIVGGGLAGLMAAIKSAEAGMHVDLFSLVPVKRSHSVCAQGGINGAVNTKGEGDSPMVHFDDTIYGGDFLANQPPVKAMCEAAPGIIHLLDRMGVMFNRTPEGLLDFRRFGGTQHHRTAFAGATTGQQLLYALDEQVRRYEVQGLVTKYEGWDFQSAVLDDDEVCRGIVAQNLKTSELQSFKSDAVIVATGGPGVIFGKSTNSVINTGSAASVLYQQGVHYANGEFIQIHPTAIPGDDKLRLMSESARGEGGRVWTYKDGKPYYFLEEKYPAYGNLVPRDIATREIFDVCVNQKLGINGENMVYLDLSHKDPKELDIKLGGIIEIYEKFMGDDPRKVPMKIFPAVHYSMGGMWVDYDQMTNIPGLFAAGECDYSQHGANRLGANSLLSSIFGGMVAGPNAAEYVKGLEKSSEDISSTVFERQVKKEEANQDQIMNMNGNENAYVLHRELGEWMTDNVTVVRYNDKLQETDEKIQELMERYKDININDTSKWSNQGVSFTRQLWHMLQLSRVITLGALNRNESRGAHYKPDFPERNDDEFLKTTIAKFNAEKNGPDLGFEDVDISLIKPRKRDYSKNKEAK; this is encoded by the coding sequence ATGAGTAAAGGTAATATCATAATAGTTGGCGGTGGTTTGGCTGGTCTAATGGCTGCCATCAAGTCCGCTGAAGCAGGCATGCACGTTGACCTGTTCTCACTCGTACCTGTTAAACGATCTCACTCTGTTTGTGCACAGGGCGGAATTAACGGAGCAGTTAACACGAAGGGTGAAGGAGACTCCCCGATGGTTCACTTTGACGATACGATTTATGGTGGAGACTTTCTTGCGAATCAACCACCTGTTAAAGCAATGTGTGAAGCTGCTCCAGGAATCATTCATTTACTTGACCGTATGGGAGTCATGTTTAACCGGACCCCAGAAGGATTATTAGATTTCCGTCGTTTTGGTGGAACACAACATCACCGTACTGCATTTGCAGGGGCAACAACAGGTCAGCAATTATTGTATGCACTCGATGAACAAGTTCGCAGATATGAAGTACAAGGGCTTGTCACAAAGTATGAAGGTTGGGACTTCCAATCGGCAGTTCTTGATGACGATGAAGTCTGTCGCGGAATTGTTGCACAAAACCTTAAAACATCCGAACTTCAAAGCTTCAAATCTGATGCAGTGATCGTGGCAACAGGCGGACCTGGTGTGATTTTCGGTAAGTCGACCAATTCCGTAATCAACACTGGATCGGCCGCTTCCGTTCTTTATCAGCAAGGTGTCCATTATGCGAACGGTGAGTTCATCCAAATTCACCCCACTGCAATTCCAGGAGACGATAAATTACGCCTTATGAGTGAGTCCGCTCGGGGTGAAGGTGGACGTGTTTGGACTTATAAGGATGGTAAGCCTTACTATTTCCTAGAGGAAAAGTATCCTGCATACGGAAACCTTGTACCCCGTGATATCGCGACACGTGAAATTTTTGATGTGTGCGTGAATCAGAAGCTTGGAATCAACGGTGAAAACATGGTATATCTGGATCTTTCCCATAAGGATCCAAAAGAATTGGACATTAAGCTTGGTGGAATCATTGAAATTTATGAAAAATTCATGGGTGATGACCCACGCAAGGTTCCAATGAAAATCTTCCCTGCTGTCCACTATTCAATGGGTGGTATGTGGGTAGATTATGACCAAATGACAAATATTCCTGGATTGTTTGCTGCCGGAGAATGTGATTACTCACAACACGGAGCAAACCGATTAGGAGCTAACTCATTGCTTTCTTCTATCTTTGGAGGAATGGTTGCAGGACCAAATGCAGCAGAATACGTAAAGGGACTTGAAAAAAGTTCTGAAGACATTTCTTCAACTGTTTTTGAAAGACAGGTTAAGAAGGAAGAAGCAAACCAAGATCAGATCATGAACATGAACGGAAACGAAAATGCTTACGTCCTTCATAGAGAGCTTGGCGAATGGATGACGGACAATGTAACTGTTGTTCGCTACAACGATAAGCTGCAAGAAACGGATGAAAAGATTCAAGAGCTTATGGAAAGATATAAGGATATCAATATTAACGATACATCTAAATGGAGTAACCAAGGGGTTTCGTTTACTCGTCAATTATGGCATATGCTGCAGTTATCTCGCGTTATTACACTTGGTGCATTAAATCGTAATGAGAGTCGGGGGGCTCACTATAAGCCAGACTTTCCTGAACGAAATGACGATGAATTCTTGAAAACGACCATTGCAAAGTTCAATGCTGAAAAGAATGGACCGGATCTTGGATTTGAAGATGTTGATATCTCCCTTATCAAGCCTCGTAAGCGTGACTATTCTAAGAATAAGGAGGCGAAATAA
- a CDS encoding succinate dehydrogenase cytochrome b558 subunit yields MADNRDFALRRLHSLLGVIPIGLFLLQHLTVNHFATRGRDSFNAAAHFMESLPYRYLLEIGIIFLPIIFHAVFGLYITFQARNNASRYGFFRNWMFLLQRVTGIITLIFISWHVWETRVAALFGSKVNFNMMEEILDNPLMVGIYVVGVLSTIFHFSNGLWSFLVSWGITITPRSQKIATYVTVGIFFAVSIIGLRSIYAFVYPEWFAFATNNLAIL; encoded by the coding sequence ATGGCAGATAATCGAGATTTTGCACTACGAAGATTACATTCTTTACTAGGTGTTATACCAATCGGTTTATTCTTGCTACAACATTTAACTGTTAACCATTTTGCGACTAGAGGTCGTGATTCCTTCAATGCTGCAGCTCACTTTATGGAAAGTCTTCCATATCGGTATCTTTTGGAAATCGGTATCATTTTCCTACCGATCATTTTTCATGCTGTATTTGGACTTTACATAACTTTCCAGGCTCGTAACAATGCAAGCCGTTATGGGTTCTTCCGTAACTGGATGTTCTTATTGCAGCGTGTAACAGGAATCATTACTCTAATCTTTATTTCCTGGCATGTTTGGGAAACACGGGTCGCAGCACTGTTCGGCTCAAAGGTGAATTTCAACATGATGGAAGAGATACTTGATAACCCATTGATGGTTGGAATCTACGTAGTTGGTGTTCTTTCAACGATATTCCACTTCTCAAATGGTCTTTGGTCTTTCCTTGTTAGCTGGGGAATTACAATAACACCCCGTTCGCAAAAAATTGCAACTTACGTGACAGTTGGAATATTTTTCGCAGTATCGATAATTGGACTACGATCCATTTACGCATTTGTTTACCCTGAATGGTTTGCATTTGCGACAAATAACCTAGCAATCTTATAA
- a CDS encoding YslB family protein, translating to MQTNKNDLLPQPDTEKEGYLFGYELLRDVLLPELLGKENHSILYWAGRSLARKYPLDSSEKMVQFFAAANWGELQLNGQTDKSMTFELSSERVSDLLMKRMHKGFQLEAGFLAEQIQRQKKKVTETFDEVKRGKVDKIIFTVQWDRKDDQVEHISGT from the coding sequence ATGCAAACAAATAAAAATGATTTACTACCACAGCCTGACACAGAAAAAGAGGGCTATCTATTCGGATATGAGTTATTAAGAGATGTATTATTACCCGAGCTGCTCGGGAAAGAAAACCACAGCATTCTCTACTGGGCAGGACGATCGTTGGCTCGCAAATATCCATTGGATTCATCAGAAAAAATGGTACAGTTTTTTGCTGCAGCCAATTGGGGGGAGTTGCAGTTAAATGGGCAAACCGACAAATCAATGACATTTGAATTATCTTCAGAACGAGTCTCTGATCTACTTATGAAAAGAATGCATAAGGGTTTTCAATTAGAGGCTGGATTTCTCGCTGAACAGATCCAGAGACAAAAGAAAAAGGTTACTGAGACTTTTGATGAAGTAAAACGAGGTAAAGTGGATAAAATCATTTTTACCGTACAATGGGATCGTAAGGACGACCAAGTCGAACATATCTCAGGTACATGA
- a CDS encoding aspartate kinase: protein MALIVQKYGGTSVGSIERIQNVAGRIIDTVKQGHAVVVVVSAMGKSTDHLIDMANSISNQPSKRELDMLVSTGEQVSMSLLAMALNEKGYDSISLTGWQAGVETESVHGNARILNIDTQRINRQLDSGRIVIVAGFQGITTADEIATLGRGGSDTTAVALAAVLDASKCEIYTDVTGVFTTDPRVVKDARKLSAISYDEMLEMANLGAGVLHPRSVEFAKNYNVMLEVRSSLEKETGTIVEEVATMEGNLMVRGIAFDDNVTKVTVHNLPDDIVTLSTLFSKLAERQINVDIIIQNTSGNKTTNVSFSIDSGILTETMEVLESHRSLLNFDSITSEGNLSKVSIIGSGMISNPGVAAKMFSSLAGANIKVKMVSTSEIKVSTVVDGSLMISAIECLHEAFQLDARKPVHTAQ from the coding sequence GTGGCATTAATTGTTCAAAAATATGGTGGTACATCCGTAGGTTCAATCGAACGAATTCAGAATGTAGCGGGTCGAATAATTGATACGGTTAAACAAGGACATGCGGTCGTTGTAGTCGTATCAGCAATGGGAAAGAGCACGGACCATTTAATTGATATGGCAAATAGCATTTCAAATCAACCTTCTAAAAGAGAGCTCGATATGCTTGTTTCTACAGGTGAACAAGTATCGATGTCATTGTTAGCAATGGCTCTTAATGAAAAGGGATATGACTCGATTTCCCTGACAGGTTGGCAAGCTGGGGTGGAGACAGAGTCGGTTCATGGAAATGCTAGAATTCTTAACATAGATACACAGCGGATCAACCGCCAGCTAGACAGTGGGAGAATCGTGATTGTAGCTGGATTTCAGGGGATTACTACAGCAGATGAAATTGCAACCCTTGGCAGAGGTGGTTCAGACACAACAGCTGTTGCGTTAGCCGCTGTACTAGATGCGAGTAAATGCGAGATTTATACAGATGTAACAGGTGTTTTTACAACAGATCCGAGAGTTGTAAAGGATGCTAGGAAGCTATCAGCCATCTCCTATGATGAAATGTTAGAGATGGCGAACCTTGGTGCAGGAGTACTTCATCCGAGGTCCGTTGAATTTGCAAAAAACTATAACGTAATGCTGGAGGTACGCTCTAGCCTTGAAAAAGAAACTGGAACGATCGTAGAGGAGGTTGCAACCATGGAAGGGAATTTAATGGTAAGAGGAATTGCTTTTGACGATAATGTAACAAAGGTCACCGTTCATAATTTGCCAGATGATATTGTAACGCTGTCTACGTTGTTTAGTAAACTGGCTGAGCGGCAAATAAATGTGGACATTATTATTCAAAACACGAGCGGCAATAAGACGACAAATGTTTCGTTTTCTATCGATTCTGGAATACTGACAGAAACAATGGAAGTTCTCGAAAGCCATCGCTCCTTATTGAATTTTGATAGCATTACTTCAGAAGGTAATCTTTCAAAAGTATCAATTATCGGCTCGGGAATGATTTCGAATCCAGGTGTAGCTGCAAAAATGTTCAGTAGTCTTGCTGGTGCAAACATTAAAGTGAAAATGGTCAGCACTTCAGAAATCAAGGTCTCAACTGTAGTGGATGGCAGCTTAATGATCTCTGCCATTGAATGTTTACATGAAGCATTCCAGCTTGACGCCAGAAAACCGGTGCATACCGCGCAGTAG